A genomic window from Betta splendens chromosome 24, fBetSpl5.4, whole genome shotgun sequence includes:
- the LOC114849834 gene encoding microtubule-associated protein RP/EB family member 3-like, translating to MAVNVYSTSMTIENLSRHDMLAWVNDSLQLTYTKIEQLCTGAAYCQFMDMLFPGCILLKKVKFNAKLEHEYIHNFKVLQAAFKRMNVDKIISVERLVKGKFQDNFEFLQWFKKFFDANYDGKEYDPLLMRQGQEGTPPPPNPGPMRTSPTGLKAVPTPQRQISAPTTRRNNPVTRNGGDTELMELNQQLLDLKMTIDGLEKERDFYFGKLRDIELICQENENDNSPVVSKIIDILYATEEGFAPPEDEDIDEAQGDQDET from the exons ATGGCGGTGAATGTCTACTCCACCTCTATGACCATAGAGAACCTGAGTCGTCATGACATGTTGGCTTGGGTCAACGACTCTTTACAACTCACCTACACAAAGATCGAGCAGCTCTGTACAG GTGCTGCCTACTGCCAGTTCATGGACATGCTGTTTCCAGGCTGCATATTGTTGAAGAAAGTCAAGTTTAATGCAAAATTGGAGCATGAATATATTCACAATTTCAAGGTCTTACAGGCTGCGTTCAAGAGAATGAATGTGGATAAG ATAATTTCTGTGGAGAGGTTGGTGAAGGGGAAGTTTCAGGACAACTTTGAGTTCCTTCAGTGGTTTAAGAAGTTTTTTGATGCCAACTATGACGGGAAGGAATACGACCCTCTACTGATGCGGCAGGGCCAGGAGGGAACGCCGCCTCCGCCAAACCCAG GTCCCATGAGAACATCTCCCACAGGGCTGAAGGCTGTCCCCACTCCACAGAGGCAAATCAGCGCTCCTACGACCCGTAGGAACAATCCTGTGACCCGTAATGGGGGAGACACTGAGCTCATGGAGCTCAATCAGCAG CTTCTGGATCTGAAAATGACTATAGACGGACTGGAGAAGGAAAGGGACTTCTACTTTGGGAAGCTGAGGGACATTGAACTCATATGccaggaaaatgaaaatgacaacagCCCAGTCGTCAGCAAAATCATAGATATACTGTACGCTACAGAG GAGGGATTTGCGCCACCAGAAGATGAAGACATCGATGAAGCACAGGGAGATCAGGACGAGACCTGA
- the LOC114849222 gene encoding dihydropyrimidinase-related protein 5-like, which produces MAANMGSMRILIKGGKVVNDDFTQEADVYIENGIIQQVGKELMIPGGAKVIDASGKLVLPGGIDTSVHLQQTFMNASIQEDFYSGTKAALMGGTTMVMGLVLPEQHCSLLDAYEKCRALADAKVCCDYALHVGVTWWGPKVRSEMETLVREHGVNSFQMFMAYKDMMMLRDSELYQSLQTCKDIGAIARVHAENGELVAEGAKEALDLGISGPEGIEISRPEELESEATHRAVTIANRARCPIYLVNVSSIPAGDMVAAAKMQGKVVHAETTVAHAVLSGMQYYHQEWAHAAAHVIVPPLRLDPNTPSYIMGLLGSDTLSVVASEHRPFSTKQRALGKEDFTKIPHGVAGVQDRMSVIWERGVVTGKMDENRFVAVTSSNAAKIYNLYPRKGRIIPGADADVVVWDPDATRTISVTTQVQGGDFNLYEGMRCHGVPLVIISRGRLVCENGVFMCAEGSGKFYPQRTFPDFLYKKMVQREKTQAYKSVVRDPYSGDVAKVANTLKKELGLGPIDGESANKPCNRAHQGVRDLHESSFSLSGSQVDDHIPKRSSARILAPPGGRSSGIW; this is translated from the exons ATGGCAGCCAACATGGGGTCCATGCGTATCCTCATCAAGGGAGGGAAGGTCGTCAATGACGACTTCACCCAGGAAGCAGACGTCTACATTGAGAATGGCATCATTCAACAG GTTGGAAAAGAGCTGATGATACCAGGTGGGGCCAAGGTGATCGATGCCTCTGGAAAGCTGGTGCTGCCCGGCGGCATAGACACCAGTGTGCATCTGCAGCAGACGTTCATGAATGCCAGCATCCAGGAGGACTTCTACAGCGGAACCAAG GCCGCTCTGATGGGTGGTACCACCATGGTGATGGGCCTGGTTCTGCCCGAACAACACTGCTCTCTGCTGGACGCCTACGAGAAGTGCCGAGCTCTGGCCGACGCCAAAGTGTGCTGCGACTACGCGCTGCATGTGGGGGTGACCTGGTGGGGGCCGAAG GTGCGTAGTGAGATGGAGACGCTGGTGAGGGAGCATGGAGTGAACTCCTTCCAGATGTTCATGGCCTACAAAGACATGATGATGCTGAGGGATTCCGAACTCTACCAGTCCCTGCAGACCTGTAAGGACATCGGCGCCATTGCACGTGTTCATGCAGAGAATGGAGAGCTGGTGGCAGAG GGTGCCAAAGAGGCTCTGGATCTGGGCATCAGTGGACCGGAGGGGATCGAGATCAGTCGACCAGAGGAG CTGGAGTCTGAGGCTACTCACAGGGCCGTGACCATTGCCAACAGG GCCCGTTGCCCGATCTATCTGGTCAACGTGTCCAGTATTCCTGCTGGAGACATGGTCGCCGCTGCCAAGATGCAAG GTAAGGTGGTCCATGCAGAGACCACCGTGGCTCATGCAGTGCTTAGTGGGATGCAGTATTACCACCAGGAATGGGCCCATGCCGCCGCCCACGTCATCGTCCCCCCTCTGCGCCTGGACCCCAACACGCCCAGCTACATCATGGGCCTGCTGGGAAG TGACACGCTGAGTGTTGTGGCCTCGGAGCATCGTCCGTTCAGTACCAAGCAGCGAGCTCTGGGCAAAGAGGACTTCACCAAGATCCCCCATGGAGTAGCTGGAGTCCAGGACAGGATGAGCGTCATCTGGGAGAGGGGAGTG GTCACAGGAAAGATGGATGAGAATCGTTTTGTGGCAGTGACAAGTTCTAATGCTGCAAAGATCTACAATTTGTACCCACGCAAAGGTCGTATTAtacctggtgctgatgctgacgtGGTGGTCTGGGATCCAGATGCAACCAG gaccatCTCCGTGACCACTCAGGTGCAGGGCGGAGACTTCAATCTGTACGAGGGGATGCGCTGCCACGGCGTTCCTCTGGTCATCATCAGCCGAGGGCGCCTGGTGTGTGAGAAcggtgtgttcatgtgtgccGAGGGTTCTGGAAAGTTCTACCCACAGCGCACGTTCCCCGACTTCCTCTACAAGAAAATGGTGCAGAGAGAAAAG aCCCAAGCCTATAAAAGTGTTGTCAGGGACCCGTACTCTGGTGACGTGGCCAAGGTGGCAAACACTCTGAAGAAGGAGCTCGGCTTGGGCCCAATAGATGGAGAATCTGCAAACAAACCCTGTAATCGAGCCCACCAGGGAGTCCGGGACCTCCATGAGTCGTCCTTTAGCCTTTCAG GTTCTCAGGTCGATGACCACATTCCGAAGAGGTCTTCGGCTCGAATCCTGGCTCCTCCTGGCGGTCGATCCAGTGGTATTTGGTAA